A single Deltaproteobacteria bacterium DNA region contains:
- a CDS encoding DUF2779 domain-containing protein, which translates to MAKIQLLTKSRFKIGAECPTKLYYNDRKEYGNKKSQDDFLKALAEGGFQVGELAKLYFPGGVDVDTLNKEAAIEKTNELLKQENVTIFEAAIAFDNLLVRVDVLEKKGDQVNLIEVKAKSFDSSTVFECFDKRALKKGEYKLKSDWGPYVLDVAFQTFVFKKAYPLLRVTPHLMLADKSKSASLDGIHQLFLIERDASGRTRARVSNQTTGRELGRELLVKIPLSHEVENVLNRVKLDWAGDFNALVAMLSGLLKDDKQYPPTVGAHCKGCEFRIDHGRFDADVKSGFTNCWKQARKLSDEDFKKEFIFDVWNFRGSEDAIEAGTLFIAQLTKEDIDVKPRTDDKSGLSRSERQWVQVESVKSANDVVTFDHAGLSAEIETYEYPLHFIDFETATVAIPFHKGRRPYEQLAYQFSHHVLHKNGKLEHRTEYLDIRQNVFPNFDFGRALKKALEGDKGTVFRFAAHENTVLNQIRGQLMASLEPDRDVLVTWIESLTTSSKDSDEQWTPTRQFVDMLDLTLRFYFLPETRGSNSIKKVLPAVLGYKGKELESKFPQWIQFDEIGRAKDPYKLLPPIFSDLDQAQLDLIENLLIEKEDLNDGGAAIIAWSRMQFTEMSDLERQRVSEALLRYCALDTLAMVMIWEWWMLEMGAR; encoded by the coding sequence GTGGCCAAAATCCAACTTTTGACAAAGTCGCGATTTAAGATCGGCGCCGAGTGCCCGACGAAACTTTATTACAACGACCGAAAAGAATACGGAAACAAGAAAAGCCAAGACGATTTTCTTAAAGCGCTCGCGGAGGGCGGCTTTCAAGTCGGCGAGCTTGCGAAGCTCTACTTTCCGGGCGGCGTTGATGTCGACACGCTCAATAAAGAAGCCGCAATCGAAAAAACCAACGAACTGCTTAAGCAAGAAAACGTAACGATCTTTGAGGCAGCCATTGCTTTCGACAATCTTCTGGTACGCGTCGATGTGTTAGAGAAAAAGGGCGATCAGGTAAACCTCATTGAGGTGAAAGCCAAGAGTTTTGATTCGTCGACGGTCTTTGAGTGCTTTGACAAACGTGCACTCAAGAAAGGTGAATATAAACTCAAGAGCGATTGGGGACCTTATGTCCTTGATGTCGCATTTCAAACATTTGTTTTCAAAAAAGCGTATCCGCTGCTTCGAGTAACTCCGCATCTGATGTTGGCCGACAAATCAAAGTCAGCGTCTCTGGATGGTATCCACCAACTTTTTTTAATTGAACGAGATGCTTCGGGGCGGACTCGCGCGCGAGTCAGCAACCAAACTACCGGTCGTGAACTTGGCCGCGAGCTTTTAGTTAAAATTCCGCTATCACACGAGGTTGAGAATGTTCTCAATCGAGTGAAACTTGATTGGGCTGGCGACTTCAACGCGCTCGTCGCAATGCTATCGGGCCTTTTGAAAGATGATAAGCAATATCCGCCGACGGTTGGCGCACATTGTAAAGGCTGCGAGTTTCGAATTGATCACGGTCGCTTCGATGCCGATGTAAAATCTGGATTCACAAACTGTTGGAAGCAGGCGCGAAAGCTGAGCGACGAGGACTTCAAAAAAGAATTCATATTTGACGTTTGGAACTTCCGTGGAAGCGAAGATGCGATCGAAGCCGGAACGCTCTTCATTGCTCAATTGACGAAAGAAGACATTGACGTCAAACCGCGTACCGATGACAAGTCGGGACTTTCAAGGTCTGAGCGTCAGTGGGTGCAAGTCGAGTCCGTGAAAAGTGCCAATGATGTTGTTACTTTCGACCATGCTGGACTGTCGGCTGAAATCGAAACTTACGAATATCCCCTCCATTTCATCGACTTCGAAACTGCGACTGTCGCGATTCCGTTTCATAAGGGCCGCAGGCCCTACGAGCAGCTTGCGTATCAGTTCTCGCATCACGTGCTTCATAAAAACGGAAAGCTTGAGCATCGAACTGAATATCTTGATATCAGGCAGAACGTATTTCCGAATTTTGATTTCGGTCGCGCTCTCAAGAAAGCCCTTGAGGGCGATAAAGGAACCGTCTTTCGATTTGCGGCGCATGAGAACACAGTTCTAAATCAAATTCGCGGTCAACTCATGGCTTCATTGGAGCCCGATCGAGATGTGCTAGTCACCTGGATCGAGTCGCTAACGACTTCGTCGAAAGACTCTGACGAGCAATGGACGCCGACGCGGCAGTTTGTGGATATGCTCGATTTAACTCTTCGTTTCTATTTCTTGCCCGAAACACGCGGTTCGAATTCGATCAAAAAAGTTCTCCCTGCCGTCTTGGGATACAAGGGTAAAGAGCTCGAGTCGAAATTTCCGCAGTGGATTCAATTTGACGAAATCGGACGAGCGAAAGACCCGTACAAACTTCTGCCGCCGATTTTCTCAGACTTGGATCAGGCGCAGCTCGATCTGATTGAGAATCTCTTGATTGAAAAAGAAGACCTGAATGACGGCGGTGCCGCGATCATAGCTTGGTCACGTATGCAATTCACCGAGATGTCCGATCTTGAGCGGCAAAGGGTGAGTGAAGCGCTGCTTCGGTATTGTGCGCTGGACACTTTGGCGATGGTGATGATCTGGGAATGGTGGATGCTTGAGATGGGGGCGAGATGA
- a CDS encoding TnsA endonuclease N-terminal domain-containing protein, which translates to MAEKIFYEGKKSPFNFEICHSKDEKKFAENLDADDKVAAWTKAHNIVIRYRNKKGVIARYYPDFLVRWKNENEMELIEIKGAHLNNDPNVELKRKAAEDWCFQRGMKYKKIVV; encoded by the coding sequence ATGGCTGAAAAAATATTTTATGAAGGTAAAAAGAGTCCGTTCAATTTCGAGATTTGCCATTCCAAAGACGAAAAAAAATTCGCTGAGAACTTGGACGCCGATGACAAAGTCGCTGCGTGGACGAAAGCCCACAATATAGTGATCCGCTATCGAAACAAAAAAGGTGTGATCGCCAGATACTATCCAGATTTTTTGGTGCGATGGAAAAATGAAAATGAGATGGAGCTTATCGAAATCAAAGGCGCACATTTGAACAACGATCCGAACGTCGAACTCAAACGGAAGGCTGCCGAAGACTGGTGTTTCCAACGCGGCATGAAGTACAAAAAAATCGTCGTATAG
- a CDS encoding WYL domain-containing protein: MKSDGASRNGQVVRILHVIRVLERHPQGISAAYAHAVLVDEGFTEGIRTIYRDLAAIQEAHFPLESFDDDQGEKKWRFNSVATVGGKIQISYEEIIALYISKECLEPLKGTSFFKDIQSFFDKVEKLLGPKVQAELRDLAQTYSFRASPMWTTGIPQEVLDVVHRACIEGHEISIEYRSNNSSATNRRIGPLGIYLADSSIYLIAKDLADGIVKKFALVRIRSAHWTETAFENGQPFSIEDFYKDDFGVLSSGEVAEVTIRITEPIASYVAERRWHHSQRTTRLNETMIELKLKVKINQELARWVLSLGPSAEVLSPSNLESEVLKLADGVAQTYRRRTAA; the protein is encoded by the coding sequence ATGAAAAGTGACGGCGCTTCTCGCAACGGTCAAGTTGTTCGCATTCTCCACGTCATCCGCGTGCTAGAGCGCCACCCGCAAGGAATCAGCGCGGCGTACGCCCACGCCGTGCTGGTCGACGAAGGCTTCACCGAAGGTATCCGAACTATCTACCGAGACCTTGCCGCAATTCAAGAAGCGCACTTTCCGCTCGAAAGTTTCGATGATGATCAAGGCGAAAAGAAATGGCGCTTCAACTCAGTCGCGACCGTTGGCGGGAAAATTCAGATCTCGTACGAAGAGATCATTGCGCTCTACATCTCAAAAGAATGCCTCGAACCTTTAAAAGGAACGTCGTTCTTTAAAGACATTCAGTCTTTTTTCGACAAGGTCGAGAAGCTCCTTGGCCCGAAGGTTCAGGCAGAACTTCGAGATCTCGCGCAGACCTATTCATTCCGCGCTTCACCGATGTGGACCACGGGAATCCCTCAAGAAGTTCTCGATGTCGTTCATCGCGCCTGTATCGAAGGCCACGAGATTTCAATCGAGTATCGGTCTAACAATAGCTCTGCAACGAATCGCCGAATTGGGCCGCTCGGTATCTATCTCGCTGATTCGAGCATCTACCTCATTGCGAAAGACCTGGCCGACGGCATCGTCAAAAAATTCGCGCTCGTTCGAATTCGATCGGCTCATTGGACCGAGACGGCTTTCGAAAACGGTCAGCCCTTTTCGATCGAAGACTTTTACAAAGATGATTTTGGTGTTTTGTCTTCGGGCGAAGTCGCAGAGGTAACGATTCGGATCACTGAACCGATCGCGAGCTACGTTGCCGAACGTCGTTGGCACCACAGCCAACGCACGACACGGCTCAATGAAACGATGATCGAACTCAAACTTAAGGTGAAGATCAATCAAGAACTCGCGCGGTGGGTGTTGAGCTTAGGACCAAGTGCAGAGGTGCTCAGTCCGTCGAACCTTGAGAGCGAAGTTTTGAAACTCGCTGACGGTGTTGCGCAAACCTACCGTCGCCGAACTGCCGCCTAA
- a CDS encoding recombinase family protein gives MKRHAIWNALKKHRVELRAAEPVSFKRWRKGRGKTRARPPYGYSYFQGEVIRDPVEYPTLQLIASLAKQGMSISSIVLRLNSKGIKSRMKKPWSYNVIKFTIARLKDGSTEKLITSSKPKKSETKNTGAGK, from the coding sequence ATGAAACGTCACGCGATCTGGAATGCTTTGAAAAAGCATCGCGTTGAACTTCGCGCAGCGGAACCAGTTTCCTTCAAGAGGTGGCGGAAGGGGCGAGGTAAGACGCGGGCGAGGCCGCCTTACGGCTACAGCTATTTCCAAGGCGAGGTGATCAGGGACCCGGTCGAGTATCCGACGCTTCAATTGATCGCGAGTCTGGCGAAACAGGGGATGAGCATCAGTTCCATCGTTCTGCGTTTGAATTCCAAGGGCATCAAGTCACGAATGAAAAAGCCATGGAGCTACAATGTCATCAAGTTCACGATCGCGCGTCTCAAAGACGGTTCGACCGAGAAATTAATTACGTCATCAAAACCGAAAAAGTCCGAAACCAAGAACACCGGAGCTGGAAAATGA
- a CDS encoding PEGA domain-containing protein, producing MGIYFLVLVSVFVFSVGQADDLPDWLSKPPPPDGIFLYFTGSSDDCRTLEDARESAYQAAVADAVRDQFGIVTQIESDHYATDTRSQAIKRLRESSDKINIRGFERVDTYVEKGEFGFRVSALYRYPKTEMNREKARLQTAAPTNTAVANKIEGAAFQTQLNLSSEPSGATVWINDLPLGQTPLEIKGLLRPGPIKIRFDQPQFEVETREAIIVSAEPRAVHALLRPSHSQLLLEEVPEKSRILINRREQPSVQRKFELIAGQSYRLEIQNEDFLPMIIEDLKLDRNEIKTISARLIPKPARLSIATAPAAAVLRVNGNIVGSTPYSATLEPGDYKFDLEADGFEPEQISISLSANKPLNRVVMLRRMSEGAKVLQGSTTPTDGNPFFLNAGIEAAGSQFTQIQAPMGRFTLFGKSIGRSWFGYGMGISVGTGEAPVGKNDLVVSEDIGVRLNVNHEFSIGAAKIELGIEPGFHAGEIQVKDHGTSRLLSKAPWNQFSTGAYVAWNIYTKNNGVVQLQLGSRAYSDGPSFQGQTLKGRTSTFIGVSWGGMF from the coding sequence ATGGGAATTTACTTTCTAGTTCTTGTCAGTGTTTTCGTTTTTTCAGTTGGCCAGGCGGACGATCTGCCTGATTGGCTATCGAAACCACCGCCACCCGACGGAATATTTCTCTATTTCACAGGATCTTCTGACGACTGTCGGACGCTCGAAGATGCTCGCGAAAGCGCATACCAAGCGGCGGTAGCTGACGCCGTCAGAGACCAGTTTGGTATTGTCACTCAGATAGAAAGTGATCACTACGCAACCGACACGCGCTCACAGGCTATCAAACGATTGCGAGAGTCGTCTGATAAAATAAATATCCGAGGATTCGAACGCGTCGACACCTATGTTGAAAAAGGAGAATTTGGGTTTCGAGTGTCGGCGCTCTACCGATATCCGAAAACTGAAATGAACCGAGAGAAGGCTCGCTTGCAGACCGCGGCTCCGACGAACACCGCAGTCGCCAACAAAATTGAGGGCGCAGCGTTTCAAACGCAGCTCAATCTAAGTTCTGAACCGTCTGGCGCGACCGTATGGATCAATGACTTGCCGCTCGGACAAACCCCTCTTGAAATCAAGGGTCTGCTACGACCGGGGCCGATAAAAATCCGTTTCGACCAACCTCAGTTCGAAGTCGAAACTCGGGAAGCCATTATCGTTTCAGCCGAACCACGAGCAGTTCACGCGCTGCTTCGCCCTAGTCACTCGCAGCTTCTCTTAGAAGAAGTTCCCGAGAAATCTCGCATTTTGATCAATCGCCGTGAACAGCCATCAGTCCAGAGAAAATTTGAACTTATCGCCGGCCAGTCTTACCGACTCGAAATTCAGAATGAAGATTTTCTGCCTATGATTATTGAAGACCTAAAACTCGATCGCAATGAAATCAAAACCATTTCGGCACGGTTGATTCCAAAACCCGCGCGTCTCAGCATCGCGACCGCGCCTGCGGCGGCGGTTCTTCGCGTAAACGGCAACATCGTAGGATCAACGCCGTACTCCGCTACTTTGGAGCCCGGCGATTATAAATTTGATCTTGAAGCCGACGGATTCGAGCCCGAACAGATTTCGATTTCTCTTTCCGCAAACAAACCGCTGAACCGAGTCGTTATGTTACGTCGTATGTCGGAAGGCGCGAAAGTTCTGCAAGGTTCAACGACACCGACCGACGGAAATCCTTTCTTTCTTAATGCTGGCATCGAGGCGGCCGGTTCGCAATTTACCCAGATTCAAGCGCCCATGGGTCGATTCACGCTCTTCGGAAAATCAATTGGACGTTCTTGGTTCGGCTATGGGATGGGGATTTCTGTCGGCACCGGCGAAGCACCAGTCGGAAAAAACGATTTGGTGGTAAGCGAGGATATCGGCGTGCGCTTGAACGTGAATCATGAATTTAGTATCGGAGCCGCAAAGATCGAACTGGGTATCGAACCGGGATTCCACGCCGGAGAGATTCAAGTCAAAGACCATGGAACAAGTCGGCTACTGTCGAAAGCCCCGTGGAATCAATTTTCGACCGGCGCGTACGTGGCTTGGAACATCTATACAAAGAATAACGGTGTCGTTCAGCTTCAGCTCGGGTCGCGAGCCTATTCGGACGGCCCTTCGTTTCAAGGTCAGACACTCAAAGGGCGGACATCAACGTTCATCGGAGTTTCGTGGGGAGGTATGTTTTGA
- a CDS encoding DEAD/DEAH box helicase family protein, whose translation MSEFLNSKRWEAIHGEKYEKWRTSRWIDSSRETQIFLDHVLPLGRIDGEKRLLPHQAETLQRVIYSHEILALDPILATLATGTGKTLVMASVMAWLACIKKIQTFIVFCPNTIVRDRLKRDFEAGSVFDEFNLFPPQFTELRKALRPSIVDGYKGLTNLLGFNLLVANRHQFQQGYSGGQDHLKFVLDEGGTLGIFNDEAHNTRGPEYKRTLDLLKSKSPFRFDVTATPDRADNLRPESHEIYSLSVVEAITGSYKNNRHIEKGYAKYPRLIKDVLVQRPDIKKYGAISQAELTFRDEGSGQVLRLREIDWDDLPRKKNLKLVMDPGPMKMQLHLAVEAIEKKRIVANGRYKPLLFVITPSIAGAKQAVDMMKREFKLNPLLVVDDETEYEKKELREAAASLGSVDSPFDSVVSVYMLREGWDVPEVSVICLLRGFGSPLFANQVLGRGLRLIRRSGCESDRDVQELTIIDHQTLGLDYLWEEIDAMIKEGDQVTREREIPRDENGNVEISEGGDKIVREQIVVRQDLYHLLLPIPDPKVIEGISFERALELLDQAMGCITDYKPDNLIFVEVEIEGIRRFRPQRPEEKTARGLRLSAIPEIGKTQELFDQTKQMIMEWAQDLSQRYDPFATKTNYLYSIILDHVEEGLGGKVPLPEMEPNILYAISLSIPQIRESVAYELNQRIYSEELLYNG comes from the coding sequence ATGTCAGAGTTTTTAAACTCTAAGCGTTGGGAGGCTATACATGGGGAAAAATACGAAAAGTGGCGGACTTCGCGTTGGATCGATTCAAGCAGAGAGACTCAGATTTTTCTAGATCACGTTCTTCCTCTTGGACGGATTGACGGCGAAAAACGGTTGCTACCTCACCAGGCTGAGACTCTTCAGCGTGTGATTTATAGCCACGAAATTCTTGCTCTTGATCCGATTCTGGCTACCCTTGCAACGGGTACTGGTAAGACCCTCGTGATGGCCTCGGTGATGGCGTGGCTTGCTTGCATTAAGAAGATTCAGACATTCATAGTGTTTTGTCCAAACACCATTGTTCGAGACCGGTTAAAGCGAGACTTTGAAGCGGGAAGCGTGTTTGACGAGTTCAATCTCTTCCCACCGCAGTTCACTGAGCTTCGAAAGGCGCTGCGCCCGTCGATTGTTGACGGCTATAAAGGTTTGACGAATTTGCTGGGCTTTAACCTTCTCGTTGCGAATCGCCATCAGTTTCAACAGGGATATTCGGGTGGTCAGGATCACTTAAAGTTCGTTCTCGATGAGGGCGGCACTCTAGGAATTTTTAACGACGAAGCCCACAACACTCGTGGACCGGAGTATAAGCGAACGCTCGACTTACTGAAGTCGAAGTCACCGTTTCGATTTGATGTTACCGCTACACCGGATCGTGCAGACAATCTGCGTCCGGAATCGCATGAGATATACAGTCTGTCGGTTGTCGAAGCCATTACCGGAAGCTACAAAAATAATCGACACATCGAAAAAGGTTACGCGAAGTATCCTCGATTGATCAAAGACGTCTTGGTACAGCGACCAGACATCAAGAAATATGGGGCAATCAGTCAAGCGGAACTAACATTCAGAGATGAAGGTTCAGGTCAGGTATTACGACTACGAGAGATCGACTGGGATGATCTGCCCCGTAAGAAGAATCTGAAGCTCGTTATGGACCCCGGTCCGATGAAAATGCAGCTTCACCTGGCGGTCGAAGCGATTGAAAAAAAACGGATCGTTGCAAACGGACGTTACAAACCGCTTCTCTTTGTCATTACTCCGAGCATCGCTGGAGCGAAACAAGCGGTCGACATGATGAAGCGAGAGTTCAAACTCAATCCGCTCCTCGTTGTGGATGACGAAACGGAGTACGAGAAGAAAGAATTGCGCGAAGCGGCGGCATCGCTTGGTAGCGTCGATTCACCGTTCGACAGTGTCGTATCGGTCTACATGCTGCGCGAAGGATGGGACGTTCCGGAGGTCTCGGTAATTTGTTTGCTTAGAGGATTTGGATCACCGTTGTTTGCGAATCAGGTGCTAGGTCGCGGCCTCCGCCTAATTCGAAGAAGTGGATGCGAATCGGACCGTGATGTCCAAGAGCTAACGATCATCGATCACCAGACCTTGGGTCTCGATTACCTCTGGGAGGAAATCGACGCTATGATCAAGGAAGGCGATCAAGTAACACGCGAACGTGAAATCCCTAGAGACGAAAATGGAAATGTCGAAATTTCCGAAGGTGGCGATAAGATCGTCCGCGAACAGATTGTCGTTCGGCAAGATCTCTACCATCTGTTACTTCCAATTCCAGATCCGAAAGTGATTGAGGGGATTTCATTCGAGAGAGCGTTGGAGCTGCTCGATCAGGCGATGGGCTGCATCACTGACTATAAACCGGACAATTTGATTTTTGTCGAGGTCGAAATTGAAGGAATACGGCGTTTTCGTCCGCAACGTCCTGAAGAAAAAACGGCTAGGGGCCTCCGTTTAAGCGCCATTCCCGAGATCGGAAAAACCCAGGAACTTTTCGATCAAACCAAACAAATGATCATGGAGTGGGCGCAAGACTTATCTCAACGATACGATCCGTTTGCGACGAAGACGAACTATCTCTATTCAATCATTTTAGATCACGTTGAAGAAGGTCTTGGCGGAAAGGTCCCGCTTCCGGAGATGGAGCCGAACATTCTCTATGCGATCTCGCTGAGTATTCCGCAGATCCGCGAAAGCGTAGCCTATGAACTGAATCAGCGAATCTATTCAGAGGAGCTTCTCTACAATGGCTGA
- a CDS encoding site-specific DNA-methyltransferase, whose product MSRSKAKVSQPEARHRKDQTIDFLNFLTRRSKSDNVDQYLRTGKVTQIQDLFDCGKYFLTHAMGCGENDFIPNINFKEFACFVPQSENYYPWVFFTVPTTTSDLGEFFDQHGRNYLMSADAGKKDFAIVTNLKSISVFDFNHFQSEFEVSIEELFDALKSGENSTANKNWANFLGTFGTEKVEERKKVRRKEVVKYVEPKEASPNLQYVKRFGHMPSFETPVGYDGKNFRETFKTKELPFLKTESIDWDGVVKSSSSGNRLIWGDNLSVMRALPDDSIDLIYVDPPFFSGRNYNCIFGDDDEVRTFKDIWDGGLPTYLAWLNARIWEMKRILKPTGNLVLHLDKHACHYVKIELDKIFGADNFQNEIIWSYRTGGASKRRFGQKHDNLFWYSKNTDEYYYNCIKERIYYEKPFFNPKVDEEGRYYADILPDDTWDVKAVLNISKERIGYPTQKPEQLLSKIITALSKPGDVVADFFSGGGTTIAVAEKLGRRWLGVDISRIAVSVARDRVSKLYDVDAGIPRLSDKPKTGFSVEYHGVYERDLVREMEESEYRSFILGCYQSSEKSKGSFIHGFKEDRAVYVAPAKKNLRKDQIEEFHSELAELKIKNGVILAWNVSKEAEKYVDDLRRGANGPDIQIIQVRLVDIDSNEFKGDNIRFVNKPAAIIKSSQKNGLTWIFDATASCGTNGSEIHYFQWDFDYRSRFSPHTKPKFQDDADGDGNPLNDYRRIEFTFPNEGKFKIALRIFDKSGAEATHVVEVNVAKTSKRAS is encoded by the coding sequence ATGTCTCGATCAAAAGCGAAAGTTTCGCAACCTGAAGCACGTCATCGCAAAGACCAAACAATTGACTTCCTCAACTTTCTTACGCGTCGGTCAAAATCCGACAACGTAGACCAGTACTTGAGGACTGGCAAAGTCACGCAAATTCAGGACCTCTTTGATTGCGGCAAATACTTTCTTACGCATGCCATGGGATGTGGAGAGAATGATTTTATCCCGAACATCAATTTTAAAGAATTCGCCTGCTTCGTACCCCAAAGCGAGAATTATTATCCGTGGGTGTTTTTTACTGTTCCGACTACGACCTCCGATCTTGGGGAGTTCTTCGATCAGCACGGTCGCAATTACTTGATGTCAGCTGATGCTGGAAAAAAAGATTTCGCGATTGTGACCAACTTAAAATCGATCTCAGTTTTTGATTTCAATCACTTTCAATCTGAGTTCGAAGTTTCGATTGAAGAACTTTTTGATGCATTAAAGTCCGGGGAAAATTCAACGGCCAATAAAAATTGGGCGAATTTCCTTGGAACCTTTGGCACTGAAAAAGTTGAGGAACGAAAAAAGGTCCGAAGAAAAGAAGTCGTCAAGTACGTTGAGCCAAAAGAGGCATCCCCAAATCTTCAGTATGTGAAGCGCTTCGGACACATGCCAAGTTTTGAAACGCCCGTTGGATACGACGGTAAGAACTTCCGCGAAACATTCAAAACCAAAGAGCTTCCGTTCCTCAAGACCGAGTCGATCGACTGGGATGGTGTTGTTAAGTCTTCTTCTTCTGGAAACCGACTAATTTGGGGCGACAACCTTTCGGTCATGCGCGCATTACCCGATGATTCGATCGACCTTATCTACGTCGACCCGCCATTCTTTTCAGGTCGGAACTACAATTGCATTTTCGGGGATGACGACGAAGTTCGTACGTTTAAAGATATTTGGGACGGCGGGCTTCCGACCTATTTGGCATGGCTAAATGCTCGAATTTGGGAAATGAAACGGATTCTTAAGCCGACAGGAAATTTAGTTCTTCATCTCGACAAGCATGCTTGCCATTACGTGAAGATCGAGCTCGACAAGATTTTCGGCGCGGACAATTTCCAAAATGAAATTATTTGGTCGTACCGTACGGGTGGTGCATCAAAACGTCGATTTGGCCAAAAGCACGACAATCTCTTTTGGTACTCAAAAAATACGGACGAATACTACTACAACTGTATTAAAGAGCGCATCTACTATGAAAAGCCCTTCTTCAATCCCAAGGTCGACGAAGAGGGAAGATATTATGCAGACATACTTCCAGATGATACTTGGGATGTAAAAGCTGTGTTGAATATCAGCAAGGAGCGGATTGGCTATCCGACTCAAAAACCGGAGCAGCTTCTTTCAAAAATAATTACGGCTCTTTCTAAGCCTGGCGATGTCGTCGCCGATTTCTTTTCGGGCGGAGGTACCACAATTGCGGTCGCCGAAAAACTGGGCCGCCGGTGGCTTGGTGTGGACATCTCGCGAATCGCGGTCTCAGTCGCACGCGACAGAGTGTCGAAACTTTACGATGTGGATGCCGGAATCCCACGGTTGTCGGATAAGCCGAAGACTGGATTTTCAGTCGAATATCACGGCGTATATGAAAGAGACCTCGTGCGCGAGATGGAGGAGTCCGAATATCGAAGTTTCATTCTCGGATGCTACCAGTCCTCGGAAAAATCTAAGGGGAGCTTTATTCATGGCTTTAAAGAAGATCGTGCAGTTTATGTGGCACCCGCAAAAAAGAATCTTCGTAAGGATCAGATTGAGGAATTTCACTCCGAGCTTGCAGAATTAAAAATTAAAAATGGCGTAATTTTGGCGTGGAACGTATCTAAGGAAGCGGAAAAATACGTCGACGATTTACGTCGCGGCGCAAACGGTCCCGATATTCAAATTATCCAGGTTCGGCTTGTCGACATTGATAGCAATGAGTTCAAGGGAGACAACATCCGTTTCGTGAACAAACCCGCTGCGATCATCAAGTCCTCTCAAAAAAATGGGCTTACTTGGATTTTCGATGCAACCGCGTCGTGCGGTACGAATGGTTCCGAAATTCATTATTTCCAGTGGGACTTCGACTATAGAAGCCGATTCTCGCCGCACACCAAACCAAAATTTCAAGATGATGCTGATGGCGACGGGAATCCTTTGAACGACTATCGACGAATTGAATTCACGTTTCCGAATGAAGGAAAGTTCAAAATCGCATTGAGAATTTTCGATAAGTCGGGCGCAGAAGCTACCCACGTTGTGGAAGTAAATGTGGCTAAGACCTCTAAAAGGGCTAGCTAG